ttcgccattaaatcaaacccggatttttagagactcgattggttcatatcaagtttctgggattcacCTTTGTACATTTTTTTACCGATTATTTTGCAGTTTGTCACGCCTTTCAATTCGTTTCCGTCTTCATAATTTAACCTAGTTTGACATAAttcattttaattcgtttttaattcgttttaattcgttttaattcgttttattgcttttatgacggttTCACATGTTAATAATACGCTAAAACACCTTCACTTGAGTAtaatatcaataatcaaccattaaaattgccaacgaacattaacaacccgtagttctgacttcacagcaaGAACTCatctcaggaacagacgcagtgaccactgcacctcttccaagggacgcagcaatgctgcgcctgttcctgggtaatttctgtccctgaacttccgatCTTGCTTTGGCCTTAATCCATTAattgtataattaatcaactATTAGCTGTAATATCACCTTTAATCTATCTATATCTTATTTtcctttcattttctcaaattgtccgtcttaagtatattttttaCGTAAATCAATCggatcattgtaatttattgtaacttttaattatcacaatttacttttttattttattttatcatttatttacttgttttcacatgtaattaattttaaaccctaattcgacattaataaatgctaattatttgttcaccgacttagttaattttcacatgttaggatcaaaatgttggatgttgcattgcatgcctataatcgacgatatatcaagtatgaataactttcctaatcattagtagaggccgctatcgaggcgggcgggattaggtgttcagtaaaaggtcttcctaatacgtaccctcaccctttactccagatctctgtgaacatccgtgttcattggcatccacaagagtcattcaagacatagaatgctaagggtaccgagttcttagtgtctatgtcattactttgtatcttgacatgacacgagctattcgaacggttccaatttcccataaaaattggtggcgactccacaaatgcaaacgcttgttaccaagcgcccccgtggcccgtgtccacacGCTCCAAACGCGAAAATCCAAAACTTAAGCATGATCACCAAAGTTTCGAAAATTTTGGAATAAATTTTCAAGATAAATTGCAAATATACGATAAAAGTTAGCAATAACAACTAAACCTTGGTCCTTGTTAAACAATTAACCAAGcaccaaatacaaaatcaaattaTTGACATCAGAATATatattttcgagttcataaaaaaaaatttgggcaaaattcaatataaaaattttatacttgacatcataaatgaAGTAGGAGGTGATTAATGTCATGAATCTAACACAACATGTAATAAATTGACAAAATTTGAAGGAATTAACGTAGATTTACACACAAAAATCAAGTTGGAAGAATGAGAGGAAAGAAAGCGTCACTTGCACGGTGAAATTAGCCAATTTAAGGGATTAACATAGAGTGGGAACTTGAATTCGAGCAATAAACAATCAACTGATGCATTTGATGACAAGGAGGTCACGTTAGGGCCAACAAGTGAACAAGAGCTGGTTGTTGCTAATTCTAGAATGAGTGCTTACTTGGGCTCACATTTCCAAGTCCAAGGAGTCGGAGTCTTGATCATCGATCTTCCTTAAGTTAAACGTGAGGAGCTGCCTTAGGCATGTGCAAGAGCTGCTGTTTAAGAGctttaatttattccgtattcTGTTATTTCCTATTTATGTTATTTCCTTATTATGTTATTTCCTATTTTAGTTTTTAGGAgtttatttatcttatattattaTGCAAGAATAATATCTCATAGGAGATACTATTAGGTCAGATTATTAGCTTATTTTCCAGCCTATATAAGGCATTGTAATAGCTGATGCTTTTTCTcattcaagtattaataaaaactcAGAAAACCCGATCAAGCTTTGATCACCAATCTTGTTGATTTGAGAACGTACTTTAAGTCAATCTTGCGATTGTAGTTTGGGCTCCAAACTCCTTCGTTATTAGCCACGAATTCAGGTCGAATCTCAAGGCTAAATATCCCTGTTTTGTTATTTTCTTTATTGTTACTGTTCACCGTGCTACTGTTCACCGTATCACTGTTCACGTAGCTGTTATTGTGTTGTTTTTGCGTGTTGTTTCATTGTTGTTGCTGCTATTGTACTCGTTAATTAAACAGTGATAAACATTGATCAATTGTTGCTGCAAATATCATTaagatcttgtttttattgctagTTGTTACGTTAAACCCTAATAATTCCAGACCCGTAACTTGCATTATTCGATTGCGTTGTTGTTGGTATACGAGTTTCTGATCCATTATTCACAAGTTATCATTTGCTTCCCCGTTTTGCATCATTTGTGGTAATCAGAGCAAGGTCGATGGGTGATTTCGACAACAATTTACTTCGCCAATTGCGTGACTTGTTGAGGAATGTGCCAGAAGATGGTGGTCGTGGTCCTACAAGGCGGCCTGTTGTAGATGAGTTTAAGGTGGCGGAGTTACCTGAGTTTGACGGAGGCACTGATCCCGAGGACTACCTTGAATGGGAATGAAATATGGAGCGATTGTTCGAGTTCAAGGATGTTTCTGATGAGAAGCATTGGAAATATGCTATTCTGAAATTGGTGAAGAATGAATCTTTGTGGTTCGAAAATTTCAAAGCAAATCGAGCAAGGGATGACAAGGAAAAGCTGAACTCGTGGGAAGCCTTAAAGGGAAAGCTCAGAAAGAGGTATGTTCCGAGAAGCTATAAGATTGATCTATATCGGAAAGTTGCTGAATTGAGTCACGGTAGTTTGTCAATTACCAATTACATTGCTGAATTTGAAAGACTCACTTTGGTGAGTGATTTGGAGGAACTAGAGGAACAAAAGATGGCGAGGTTTTTAAGGGGATTGAATAAAAACATTGCTAATACTGTTGAGTTACAGAACTACGATTCCTATGATAGGCTATGCCAATTGTGTTTAAAGGTCGAGAGTCAATCGAAATTAAATCGTTCTAGCACTAGTTTCACTCCTAAGAGTAGTGGTTGGACTAAACCCGAGGGAGTTAAGGCTGGAGGACCCGTATCTACAGTAGTCACGGCTGCCACCATACCTAAAACACTCACCCGTGATAAGCCTGAATCAAGTAACAAAGAAAGGGACCTCGCTAAGGTTCGTTGCGTCAAATGCCAGGGGTTTGGTCACTTAAAAAGTGATTGCCCTAAAAAACGAGTTGTTACATTACAGGAGGCTATAGATTTGTGTGATGAGTTATCTTATGATTTAGCTGTTGAGGAAGAGGGACTATTTGTGTTGAATGAACAAGAGGAGACCGAGAATGAGGAGTTGTCTTATGAAGCTCCTATGTATGATACTTTGGTCTTACGACGTATGTTGAACTCTAAGGTTGAACCGGTGGTAGTAGAACAACGAGATCAGATTTTTCACACAAAATGTCAGGTTGGTAATAAGTGGTGTAGCGTAATTGTCGATGGTGGGAGTTGCACCAATGTTGCTGCTACGGAGTTGGTTGAAAAGCTTTCTCTTGTGACTATTCCGCATCCAATGCCCTATACTTTGCATTGGCTTGATGACGGTAGTAAAGTGAAAGTTTCGAAACATGCCCGAGTTAATTTTGCTATGGGTCCTTACAAGGACGAGGTCTTATGCGATGTTATACCTATGGATGCGTGCCATTTGCTTTTGGGACATCCTTGGCAGTTTGATTGGGATGTCACACACCATGGGAGAAGTAACGAGTACACTTTGTTCTCTGATGGTAAGAAGGTAACATTAAAGCCTATGACTCCAAAGGCTATTCGTTCTATGTATTCGGTCAGAGGTAAGAAGGCGAGTTTAACCATGTTTGTTAATCAAAAGGTGGTTGAACATGTGCTCAATGAAGGTGGGAATGTCTATGCGCTATTAGCCATAAATCAATCCCAACCTCAAGTAAGTGAACACGGTGCTATCAATGATTTACTTCTCGAGTTTAACGATGTGTTTCCCGAGGATTTACCTACTGGTTTGCCGCCAATAAGAGGAATTGAGCATCAAATCGACTTGATTCCAGGAGCTCCATTACCTAATAAGGGTGCCTATCGAAGTAATCCCGAGGAAACCAAGGAGATGCAGCGCCAAATTGATGAATTAATGCAACGAGGTTATGTGCGTGAAAGCCTAAGTCCGTGTGCTGTTCCGGTCTTATTagttccaaagaaagatggttCGTGGCGTATGTGCATCGATAGTAGGGTTGTTAATAACATAACTATCAAGTATCGATTTCCTATCCCGAGACTAGATGATATGTTGGATGAGCTTCATGGTTCAGCGGTGTTTTCAAAGATCGATTTGCGAAGTGGATACTACCAgatttgaatgaaggaaggagatgaatggaAAACCGCATTCAAGACAAAACACGGCATGTACGAGTGGTTGGTAATACCCTTCGGACTCACTAATGCACCAAGTACTTTCATGAGACTAATGAACGAGGTACTCAAGCCTTTCCTTGGTAAATTCGTTATTGTTTATTTGGATGATATACTTGTGTATAGTAGAGGCATAGTTGAGCATTTGCGTCACCTAAGGGCTGTTTTCGAGGTGTTAAGGGCTCAAAAATTGTATGGCAAAACCGAGAAGTGTTCGTTTCTGGTTGATTAGGTTGTCTTTCTTGGTTATGTCGTTTCTAAGCATGGGGTGTCCGTGGATAAGTTGAAGGTTGAAGCTATTCGTTCCTAGCCAGTACCTACAACCGTGACTGAGGTACGTTCATTCCATGGGTTAGCTTCCTTTTATCGTCGATTTATTCGGGATTTTAGCACCATTATGAGTCCTATAACCGAGTGCTTGAAGAAGGGGTCATTTGTTTGGGGTAAAACAGCCAAACGAGCTTTCGAGTTGATTAAATAGAAGCTATGTGAAGCTCCCATTCTAGCGCTACCAGATTTTTCGAAACCCTTTGAAGTTGAATGCGAGGCTAGTGGTGTCGGAATTGGGGCTGTACTAGTTCTGGAGAAACGTCCCATAGCTTATTTATCAGAGCAATTGGGTGGAGCTCGCTGCAATTACTCGACATAAGGCAAGGAATTCTATGCTATGTTCGAGCCTTGGAgcattggagtcactatttgaGGCCGAATCATTTTATTCTACATTCAGATCACGAATCCTTGAAGCACATCAATAGGCAGCAGAAACTTAACCCCCGACATGCTAAATGGGTCGAGTTTCTTcaatcatttcatttctcatcCAAGTACAAGGAAGGTAAGAGCAACGTAGTAGCTGATGCGTTATCTCGCAGGTATGCATTACTTTTAACTCTTGGAGTAAGGCTACTTGGTTTCGAGATGTTGAAGGAGTATTACCCAAACGATACTGATTTTGGGGAGATTTTAAATGAATGTGCTACTGGTTCATTCAAAGAGTACATGCTGCAAGGCGGGTTTCTTTTTAAGGGAAATCGTTTGTGTGTTCTTAAATATCCAGTTCGGGAATTGTTGGTTAGAGAGGCTCATGGTGGCGGTATTGATGGACATTTCGGTTCTCAAAAGACACTCGAAATCCTACACAAGCATTTCTTTTGGTCGAAGATGTTGGGTGATATACAAGATTTGTTGAGTAAGTGCACTACTTGTCATCTCGCGAAGAGTAAGTTCAAGCCGAGTTTATATCAGCCCTTACCGGTTCCTAATCGGCCTTGGGAGGATGTTTCGATGGATTTTATCGTTGCTTTGCCTAGAACACAGCGTGGTAAGGATGGCCCATTTCATACCATGCCACAAGACCGATGATGCTGCAAATGTTGCTGATTTGTATTTCCGAGAAATAGTGCGTTTACATGGTGTCCCAAAAACAATTTTGTCCGATCGGCACTCGAAATTCTTAAGCTATTTCTGGAACACTTTGTGGAGGAAATTGGGTACGAAGTTGCTGTTTAGTACCTCGCATCATCCACAAACCGATGGGAAAAATGAGGTTACTAATCATACCTTGGGAACTATACTTCGAGGGCTGGTTAGCAAGACTCAAAAAGATTGGGATGTGAAGTTAGCTCATGCTGAGTTTTCTTACAACCGGACTCCTACCATTGAAACGAAGCATTCGCCGTTTGAGGTAGTGTATGGCATTAATCCTTACTTGCCTATTGATCTTATTCCGCTTCCTAGTGATGAATTGGTGCACAAGGATGCTGAATCGAAGCTCAAATCAATGTTGAAGCTACACGAGCAGGTTAGGAAACAAATTGAAATGGTGAATGAGGCTTACAAGAAGAGATCGAATAAGAATCGTAAGCCTAGGTTATTCGAACCTGGTGATCTGGTTTGGCTCCATTGGAGAAAGGAACACTTTCCGGGAAAGCGCAAAAACAAGCTCATGCCTCGAGCCGAGGGTCCGTACAAAGTAGTTGGGAAAGTAAACGACAACGCTTACAAGCTCGAACTTCCTGGAGACTATGGGGTTCATGCTACATTCAATGTGGGAGATCTTTCACCATACTTCGATGATGAGGGGCTGACAGCATTGAGGTCAATTCCCTTTCAAGAGGGAGGGGATGATGCATTTGATGACAAGGAGGTCACGTTAGGGCCAACAAGTGAACAAGAGCTGGTTGTTGCTAATTCTAGAACGAGTGCTTACTTGGGCTCGCATTTCCAAGTCCAAGGAGTCGGAGTCTTGATCATCAATCTTCCTTAAGTTACACGTGTGGAGCTGCCTTAGGCATGTGCAAGAGCTGCTGTTTAAGAGCTTTAATTTATTCCATATTCTGTTATTTCCTATTTATGTTATTTCCTTATTATGTTATTTCCTTTTTCAGTTTGTAGGAgtttatttatcttatattattaTGCAAGAATAATATCTCATAGGAGATACTATTAGGTCAGATTATTAGCTTATTTTCCAGCCTATATAAGGCGTTGTAATAGCTGATGCTTTTTCTcattcaagtattaataaaaactcAGAAAACCCGATCAAGCTTTGAACACCAATCTTGTTGATTTGAGAACGTACTTCAAGTCAATCTTGCGATTGTAGTTTGGGCTCCAAACTCCTTCGTTATTAGCCACGAATTCAG
The Silene latifolia isolate original U9 population chromosome 11, ASM4854445v1, whole genome shotgun sequence genome window above contains:
- the LOC141613996 gene encoding uncharacterized protein LOC141613996, which encodes MERLFEFKDVSDEKHWKYAILKLVKNESLWFENFKANRARDDKEKLNSWEALKGKLRKRYVPRSYKIDLYRKVAELSHGSLSITNYIAEFERLTLVSDLEELEEQKMARFLRGLNKNIANTVELQNYDSYDRLCQLCLKVESQSKLNRSSTSFTPKSSGWTKPEGVKAGGPVSTVVTAATIPKTLTRDKPESSNKERDLAKVRCVKCQGFGHLKSDCPKKRVVTLQEAIDLCDELSYDLAVEEEGLFVLNEQEETENEELSYEAPMYDTLVLRRMLNSKVEPVVVEQRDQIFHTKCQVGNKWCSVIVDGGSCTNVAATELVEKLSLVTIPHPMPYTLHWLDDGSKVKVSKHARVNFAMGPYKDEVLCDVIPMDACHLLLGHPWQFDWDVTHHGRSNEYTLFSDGKKVTLKPMTPKAIRSMYSVRGKKASLTMFVNQKVVEHVLNEGGNVYALLAINQSQPQVSEHGAINDLLLEFNDVFPEDLPTGLPPIRGIEHQIDLIPGAPLPNKGAYRSNPEETKEMQRQIDELMQRGYVRESLSPCAVPVLLVPKKDGSWRMCIDSRVVNNITIKYRFPIPRLDDMLDELHGSAVFSKIDLRSGYYQI